One genomic region from Uloborus diversus isolate 005 chromosome 2, Udiv.v.3.1, whole genome shotgun sequence encodes:
- the LOC129216473 gene encoding zinc finger protein 521-like, whose translation MAEPDNSVITEIQETYVPFLKKLIAFLEKTKKASPDNLSRLNSIYTIFTTASESEQIETFHANKEKLEKWHQKIKVPKISCCLKRTLAMSDDSSQGNTESVSLPNKRSTFRGALDGTSAAENPKIAPIKTIPLSQIKKEKMDPPKKVEALPIVQATKTVPPAVTPKPVEAPTPTPEVINDPNSPITFTCASCQFQTLDETEFMKHARTDHRTDLSMWCKLCGKCFSNAGVLVSHIKERACIREEMIYRCGVKECTFETPSGQTFVHHLRHCHKGSPFIFCVHCQKIFTLPHCLILHMQDDCPFKVRNRKGASGSSEGQEAPKITAPTPVPSAAVKPQLPVISSIVSKPSAVVLPKPVTSSALVKPTPSPIAPIQSGRGRGFGRGRGLGARRGRRPRIPSESSDSDDPDDPSWQPEETQGSMPLRRSGRWAKKVNDAVNAEMSTEESAPNKNISIINELSTQQMLHCPCCDFMAAFQSVLEDHYIAVHKVSNKNACLVCNLKFENTKSFLEHFDDHQKGKLPNTSNKPVAEAVNVGSPISAAVVDSSSNSSSDRIKTSENVVENIADSEGPVKTFSLDNVIPDGVVKNISEANLTDPTSVANGTIPYQAAIHDKNKKESKLKTCEELKSANDLIAMKSAECLKNFFKCVLYNCTFVTNDAKQYSEHLDSKHSGKRFHCFYCFKECFSGEALSNHTLVEHNKRKYQCSNCFYRGYSKIHVQIHIKSKHADDAKAEIYTCEEIAVPNSLKKQETVEQLETTWPFVCGVGGCSFNTFDPKEFKMHNETVHRTVSVFFCHYCKVDFISFKRLLNHYRLHGINTYQCSYCIHGAETNEEMMLHLCNDHADLPLKAFMRGSKDDASAEAMQLSVKDGNTVTDSNKADTVTAMVSEGNKGQSVTDLEKQFFEIVNEKFFPKNLMRVCTDFPCGIPRCEEKIVHLDLYIDHLRKVHAAVNYYCPHCPTLNETFKDFIEHLKCHGPNLYACGSKECMKYFSDETSANQHKKLHTAENVEVIVIRLNSKIDTNDFDKLKSVDKAPDQFKEDTFVCPFCKYKCDNYKIMKNHIYNELAYKRFSCNYCTVKCVSNKEMSNHFSSVHAGFDIKCTVKRNSKLEGLVKMFLEQKDKISSSKIIFRCNICSQDFRSEMGWQNHLYMCVRKEYRPYDCEHCKAHFSNLKLVKYHCDIKHFPKIFQYTISESIPVEDEINANLMEIRLKHLKDICSENNLKIEETKDASVVKRYKCNDCSFEATYKFHVEKHIESLHKNAAVVKLVQKLNSSENMNSHLDENSNDSLKSPHSNSGGDKVKRYRCGFCIKKMYTIDELKNHVEGLHPVKDETEYFYYYSPDTKSNFSEEDKESFECAYCKSSKENLFSLKKHSNLMHSDMPFKVKGYIIRNMKTHSYLACGHCYLRVDSNSELKKHYVSCHPGLPQKAIGNLRGSGTKRAYEEFDEAGRKRIRFLNNVFVCSHCGGAFSSLEQIKVHSKQAHSRLVLEYRQVSQDSAEEDAKFYKCEFCQFISTNTFLEKHLSTKHKTRVTCFYCKKRFEFATKLKEHHDVFHKELPVKYCQETVSMAKQSSLQDTRITIPSKVKSPSRKDSFDLKKITVQMETKDGHTSVPAAYFADLFNIFPKVILEDVRKDVRL comes from the exons CTTAAAAGGACTCTGGCCATGAGTGATGATTCTTCTCAAGGAa acaCAGAGAGTGTTTCTCTTCCTAATAAACGAAGTACTTTTAGAGGAGCACTTGATGGCACTTCTGCAGCAGAAAATCCTAAAATTGCTCCAATTAAAACAATACCTCTTTCTcaaataaagaaggaaaaaatggaCCCACCCAAAAAAGTTGAAGCCCTACCTATCGTGCAGGCAACCAAAACTGTTCCTCCTGCTGTAACTCCAAAACCAGTAGAAGCACCAACACCTACACCAGAAGTTATTAATGATCCCAACAGTCCAATCACATTTACTTGTGCATCATGTCAATTTCAAACATTGGACGAAACTGAATTTATGAAGCATGCACGTACGGATCACAGGACAGATCTTTCTATGTGGTGCAAATTATGTGGAAAATGCTTCAGCAATGCTGGAGTTCTTGTGTCACATATTAAAGAAAGAGCATGTATTAGGGAAGAAATGATTTATAGATGTGGAGTAAAAGAATGCACCTTTGAAACTCCTAGTGGGCAAACATTTGTTCATCATTTGAGACATTGTCATAAAGGCAGTCCATTCATATTTTGTGTTCActgtcaaaaaattttcactcttccACATTGTCTTATCTTACACATGCAGGATGACTGCCCATTCAAGGTCAGAAATAGAAAAGGGGCTTCAGGTTCCTCAGAAGGACAAGAAGCACCTAAAATTACCGCTCCTACTCCAGTGCCTTCAGCAGCAGTAAAACCACAGTTACCTGTCATATCATCAATTGTCTCTAAACCGAGTGCTGTAGTTTTGCCAAAGCCAGTAACTTCATCTGCTCTTGTTAAACCTACACCTTCTCCAATTGCTCCCATCCAGAGTGGTCGTGGACGCGGCTTTGGAAGGGGTAGAGGACTAGGAGCTAGGAGAGGACGACGTCCCCGCATTCCATCTGAGAGTAGCGATTCTGATGATCCTGATGATCCATCATGGCAACCAGAAGAAACTCAGGGCTCAATGCCACTCAGGCGATCTGGCCGATGGGCCAAGAAAGTTAACGATGCTGTCAATGCAGAAATGTCTACGGAAGAAAGTGCTCCAAACAAAAACATCTCTATAATAAATGAGTTGAGTACTCAACAAATGCTTCACTGTCCTTGTTGTGATTTTATGGCCGCATTTCAGTCAGTTTTAGAAGATCATTATATTGCTGTTCATAaggtttcaaacaaaaatgcttgtTTAGTTTGTAATTTAAAATTCGAGAATACAAAATCATTTCTTGAACATTTTGACGATCACCAAAAGGGAAAGTTACCAAATACTAGCAATAAACCAGTGGCTGAGGCAGTTAATGTTGGATCACCTATCTCTGCTGCTGTAGTTGATTCTTCTTCAAATTCTTCCTCCGATCGCATCAAAACCAGTGAAAATGTAGTTGAAAACATTGCTGATAGTGAAGGCCCAGTGAAAACATTTTCTCTTGATAATGTCATTCCCGATGGAGTTGTGAAAAATATATCAGAAGCAAATCTAACTGATCCAACTTCTGTTGCTAATGGTACTATTCCTTACCAAGCTGCTATTCATGATAAGAATAAAAAGGAGTCAAAATTAAAAACCTGCGAAGAATTAAAATCTGCTAATGATTTAATTGCTATGAAAAGTGCTGAATGTCTgaagaattttttcaaatgtgtctTATATAACTGCACATTTGTTACTAATGATGCAAAACAATATAGTGAGCATCTTGACTCTAAACATTCTGGAAAACGCTTTCATTGTTTCTATTGCTTTAAAGAATGCTTTTCAGGTGAAGCTTTATCAAATCATACTTTAGTTGAGCACAATAAACGCAAATATCAGTGTAGCAATTGCTTCTACAGGGGCTATAGTAAAATACATGTTCAAATTCACATAAAAAGTAAGCATGCAGATGATGCCAAAGCTGAAATATATACTTGTGAAGAAATTGCAGTGCCTAATAGTTTAAAGAAGCAAGAAACTGTTGAGCAGCTAGAGACAACATGGCCGTTTGTGTGTGGTGTTGGTGGTTGTTCTTTTAATACTTTTGATCCCAAAGAGTTTAAAATGCACAATGAAACTGTCCATAGGactgtttcagtttttttctgtCACTATTGTAAGGTAGATTTTATATCTTTCAAAAGATTACTAAATCATTACAGGCTTCATGGAATCAATACCTATCAATGTAGCTACTGCATTCATGGAGCTGAAACAAATGAGGAAATGATGCTCCATTTATGTAATGACCATGCAGATTTACCACTTAAAGCTTTTATGCGCGGCTCAAAAGATGATGCATCTGCTGAAGCTATGCAGCTGTCAGTTAAAGATGGAAACACTGTCACAGATAGCAACAAAGCAGACACGGTGACTGCCATGGTCTCTGAAGGAAACAAGGGCCAAAGTGTAACAGACctcgaaaaacaattctttgaaatTGTTAATGAAAAGTTCTTCCCCAAAAATTTGATGCGAGTGTGCACTGATTTTCCTTGTGGTATCCCTCGCTGTGAAGAAAAAATTGTACACTTAGATTTGTATATCGATCATTTGAGAAAGGTTCATGCTGCTGTTAATTATTATTGTCCTCATTGCCCTACTCTGAACGAGACTTTCAAAGATTTCATCGAGCATCTAAAATGCCATGGGCCTAATCTTTATGCATGTGGATCAAAAGagtgtatgaaatatttttcagacgagaCTTCTGCTAATCAGCATAAAAAGCTGCACACAGCTGAAAATGTTGAAGTGATAGTTATACGACTAAATTCGAAAATTGATACTAATGATTTTGATAAACTCAAATCAGTTGATAAAGCTCCTGATCAGTTTAAAGAAGATACATTTGTTTGTCCATTTTGTAAATATAAATGtgataattataaaataatgaaaaatcacATTTATAATGAATTAGCTTATAAACGTTTCTCATGCAACTATTGCACTGTAAAATGTGTTAGTAATAAAGAAATGTcgaatcatttttcttctgttcatGCAGGCTTTGATATAAAATGCACAGTAAAGAGAAATTCTAAATTGGAAGGTCTAGTAAAAATGTTCTTGgagcaaaaggataaaatatccagttcaaaaataatttttagatgcAATATTTGCAGTCAAGATTTTCGATCAGAAATGGGATGGCAAAACCATCTATATATGTGTGTAAGAAAAGAATATCGTCCTTATGATTGCGAGCATTGCAAAGCTCACTTTTCTAATCTTAAATTGGTTAAGTATCACTGTGATATTAAGCATTTTCCAAAGATATTTCAATACACTATTTCCGAAAGTATTCCAGTTGAAGATGAGATAAATGCAAATTTGATGGAAATCAGATTgaaacatttgaaagatatttgctctgaaaataatttaaaaatagaagaaaCAAAAGATGCCTCTGTAGTAAAACGTTATAAATGCAATGATTGTTCTTTTGAAGCTACTTATAAGTTTCACGTTGAAAAACATATTGAAAGTCTACATAAAAATGCTGCTGTTGTGAAATTAGTCCAGAAATTGAATTCATCAGAAAATATGAACTCTCATCTAGATGAAAATTCCAATGATAGTTTGAAGAGTCCACATTCAAATTCAGGTGGAGACAAAGTTAAGAGATATCGTTGtggattttgcattaaaaagatgtATACTATTGATGAACTTAAAAATCATGTTGAAGGTCTTCATCCTGTGAAAGAtgaaactgaatatttttattactattctcCTGATACAAAATCCAATTTTTCTGAAGAAGATAAAGAGAGTTTTGAATGTGCTTATTGCAAGTCAAGcaaggaaaatttattttcattgaaaaaacattctAATTTAATGCATTCAGATATGCCTTTCAAAGTTAAAGGATATATAATTCGTAATATGAAAACACATTCTTACTTAGCTTGTGGTCATTGCTACCTAAGAGTAGACAGCAATTCAGAATTAAAGAAACATTATGTTTCATGTCATCCTGGTTTGCCTCAAAAAGCCATTGGAAATCTTCGAGGGAGTGGCACTAAACGTGCATATGAAGAGTTTGATGAAGCTGGTCGTAAACGTATTcgatttttaaacaatgtttttgtCTGCTCTCACTGTGGTGGTGCATTCTCATCTTTGGAGCAAATAAAAGTGCACAGTAAGCAAGCCCATTCTCGCTTGGTGCTGGAGTACAGACAAGTTTCTCAGGATTCAGCTGAAGAGGATGCAAAGTTTTACAAGTGCGAATTTTGTCAGTTTATTAGTACTAATACTTTCCTTGAAAAACATTTGTCAACTAAGCATAAAACAAGAGTAActtgtttttattgtaaaaaacgtTTTGAATTTGCAACAAAACTCAAGGAACATCATGATGTTTTTCATAAAGAACTGCCTGTAAAGTATTGTCAAGAAACTGTAAGTATGGCAAAGCAAAGTTCTTTGCAGGACACAAGGATCACTATACCATCCAAAGTCAAGTCACCATCCCGCAAGGATTCTTTTGATCTGAAGAAAATCACCGTTCAGATGGAAACAAAGGATGGACACACAAGTGTTCCTGCTGCTTATTTTGCTGATTTgtttaatatatttccaaaagtgaTATTAGAAGATGTCAGAAAAGATGTAAGACTGTAA